A stretch of the Gracilinanus agilis isolate LMUSP501 chromosome 4, AgileGrace, whole genome shotgun sequence genome encodes the following:
- the ORMDL3 gene encoding ORM1-like protein 3 has product MNVGTAHSEVNPNTRVMNSRGIWLSYVLAIGLLHVVLLSIPFVSVPVVWTLTNLIHNMGMYIFLHTVKGTPFETPDQGKARLLTHWEQMDYGVQFTASRKFLTITPIVLYFLTSFYTKYDQLHFILNTVSLMSVLIPKLPQLHGVRIFGINKY; this is encoded by the exons ATGAATGTGGGCACGGCGCACAGTGAGGTCAACCCCAATACGAGGGTGATGAACAGTCGGGGCATCTGGCTCTCGTACGTGCTGGCCATCGGGCTCCTCCACGTTGTGCTGCTCAGTATTCCTTTTGTCAGTGTCCCGGTCGTCTGGACCCTCACCAACCTCATCCACAACATG GGCATGTACATCTTTCTACATACAGTAAAGGGAACTCCCTTCGAGACGCCTGACCAGGGTAAGGCACGGCTGCTCACTCACTGGGAACAGATGGACTATGGTGTCCAGTTCACGGCCTCCCGCAAGTTCCTGACCATCACCCCTATCGTGCT GTATTTCCTAACCAGCTTCTATACCAAGTATGACCAGCTCCACTTCATCCTCAACACAGTATCCCTGATGAGCGTGCTGATCCCCAAGCTGCCCCAGCTCCATGGTGTCCGGATTTTTGGGATTAATAAGTACTGA